The Microcebus murinus isolate Inina chromosome 1, M.murinus_Inina_mat1.0, whole genome shotgun sequence genome includes a region encoding these proteins:
- the LOC105879843 gene encoding large ribosomal subunit protein uL22 has protein sequence MVRYSLDPENPTKSCKSRGSNLRVHFKNTRETAQAIKGMHIRKATKYLKDVTLKKQCVPFRRYNGGVGRCAQAKQWGWTQGRWPKKSAEFLLHMLKNAESNAELKGLDVDSLVIEHIQVNKAPKMRRRTYRAHGRINPYMSSPCHIEMILTEKEQIVPKPEEEVAQKKKISQKKLKKQKLMARE, from the coding sequence ATGGTTCGCTATTCACTTGACccagaaaaccccacaaaatcaTGCAAGTCAAGAGGTTCAAATCTTCGTGTTCACTTCAAGAACACTCGTGAAACTGCCCAGGCCATCAAGGGTATGCATATACGAAAAGCCACCAAGTATCTGAAAGATGTCACTTTAAAGAAACAATGTGTACCATTCCGACGATACAATGGTGGAGTTGGTAGGTGTGCCCAGGCCAAACAGTGGGGCTGGACACAGGGTCGGTGGCCCAAgaagagtgctgaatttttgcTGCACATGCTTAAAAATGCAGAGAGTAATGCTGAACTTAAGGGTTTGGATGTAGATTCTCTGGTCATAGAGCATATCCAGGTGAACAAAGCACCCAAGATGCGTCGCCGAACTTACAGAGCTCATGGTCGGATTAATCCATACATGAGTTCCCCCTGCCACATCGAGATGATCCTCactgaaaaggaacaaattgttCCAAAACCAGAAGAGGAGGttgcacagaagaaaaagatatcccAGAAGAAACTCAAGAAACAGAAACTTATGGCACGGGAATAg